A genome region from Dickeya dadantii NCPPB 898 includes the following:
- a CDS encoding MFS transporter yields MAKTINPQQETNTINTARQRIWAIVGASSGNLVEWFDFYVYSFCSLYFAHIFFPTGNTTTQLLQTAGVFAAGFLMRPIGGWIFGYIADKYGRKKSMLISVCMMCLGSLVIACLPGYAAIGVWAPLLLLVARLFQGLSVGGEYGTSATYMSEVALEGRKGFYASFQYVTLIGGQLLALLVVVILQQVLSDTDLRTWGWRIPFALGAALAVVALFLRRSLNETSASETRAHKDAGSLRGLWRNRKAFIMVLGFTAGGSLSFYTYTTYMQKYLVNTAGMNAKSASGLMTLALLAFMLLQPVFGALSDKIGRRSSMLFFGSLSALLTVPILSALQGVTNPVIAFALVMLALVIVSFYTSISGILKAEMFPPEVRALGVGLSYAVANALFGGSAEYVALSLKSLGTEEAFFWYVSLMGALAFLVSLGLHHKGKGEKL; encoded by the coding sequence ATGGCAAAGACAATAAACCCACAACAAGAAACAAACACCATAAATACCGCACGCCAGCGTATCTGGGCGATCGTTGGTGCGTCATCGGGAAATCTGGTGGAATGGTTTGATTTTTATGTCTATTCGTTTTGCTCTCTTTATTTTGCTCATATCTTTTTCCCGACCGGTAATACCACAACGCAATTGTTACAGACCGCCGGCGTATTTGCCGCCGGATTTTTGATGCGTCCGATTGGCGGCTGGATATTCGGCTATATTGCCGATAAATATGGCCGTAAGAAATCGATGCTGATTTCTGTGTGCATGATGTGTCTGGGATCGCTGGTGATCGCCTGTCTGCCTGGTTATGCGGCGATTGGCGTCTGGGCGCCGTTATTGTTATTGGTAGCTCGTCTGTTTCAGGGGCTGTCGGTTGGCGGGGAGTACGGTACTAGCGCAACCTATATGAGCGAAGTGGCGCTGGAAGGGCGTAAAGGATTCTATGCTTCGTTCCAATATGTAACATTGATCGGCGGTCAATTGCTGGCATTACTGGTAGTAGTGATCCTGCAACAAGTGCTTTCCGATACGGATTTGCGTACGTGGGGTTGGCGTATTCCGTTTGCGTTAGGTGCGGCACTGGCCGTGGTGGCGCTGTTTCTGCGTCGTTCGCTTAACGAAACGTCAGCCAGTGAAACTCGCGCGCATAAAGATGCCGGATCGCTGCGCGGGCTGTGGCGCAACCGTAAAGCTTTCATTATGGTGCTGGGTTTTACCGCCGGCGGCTCGCTGAGCTTCTATACTTATACCACCTATATGCAGAAATACCTGGTGAATACCGCCGGGATGAATGCCAAATCCGCCAGCGGGTTGATGACACTGGCACTGTTGGCTTTCATGCTGTTGCAACCCGTGTTCGGCGCGCTGTCCGATAAAATCGGGCGTCGCAGTTCCATGCTGTTTTTCGGGTCGTTATCGGCATTGCTGACGGTGCCGATTCTGTCTGCATTGCAAGGGGTAACCAACCCGGTCATCGCGTTTGCGCTGGTGATGCTGGCTCTGGTGATCGTGAGTTTTTATACCTCGATCAGCGGCATTCTCAAGGCGGAAATGTTTCCTCCAGAGGTACGGGCGCTGGGCGTTGGGTTGTCTTACGCCGTGGCGAATGCCCTGTTCGGCGGTTCTGCTGAGTATGTGGCGCTGTCGCTAAAATCGCTGGGTACGGAAGAGGCGTTCTTCTGGTATGTTTCGCTGATGGGCGCGCTGGCGTTTCTGGTTTCACTCGGGCTGCATCACAAAGGGAAAGGCGAGAAGCTCTAA
- a CDS encoding YfiM family lipoprotein gives MRKALLLLLPVCSGCAHMAQDQWTGIDKAKHFMASALLSAAGSEFAEHQHQSRDRSAAFGLMFSVSIGAAKEAYDSRPQGSGWSWKDFTWDIAGATAGYCLWQAAHR, from the coding sequence ATGCGCAAAGCACTACTATTATTGCTGCCCGTTTGTTCAGGATGCGCGCACATGGCGCAGGATCAGTGGACAGGCATCGACAAAGCGAAACATTTCATGGCATCAGCGCTGCTCAGCGCCGCGGGCAGTGAATTCGCGGAACACCAGCATCAGAGCCGTGATCGCAGTGCCGCATTCGGACTGATGTTTTCCGTCAGCATCGGCGCGGCCAAAGAAGCTTACGACAGCCGGCCGCAAGGTAGTGGCTGGAGCTGGAAAGATTTCACCTGGGACATAGCCGGCGCAACGGCCGGCTACTGTTTATGGCAGGCCGCCCATCGTTAG
- the pssA gene encoding CDP-diacylglycerol--serine O-phosphatidyltransferase: MLSKLKRTKYQQHLAQLPKIHQSADDVQTLHSPALFRTTLTEQILQAKKRIYLVALYLEHDDGGEGILSALYQAKRQCPELEIVVLVDWHRAQRGRIGVAADSTNADWYYEMAQRYDDAPFPIYGVPVNTREALGVLHLKGFIIDDTVLYSGASLNDVYLHQHEKYRYDRYQLIHNPVLADVMARYVQDLLASSAVQRLDRSSRPKTIDIKNDIRQFRQSLRSATYLLPGVGDNNHQLTVTPLVGLGKQSPLNRTIHHLMYCTEQRLVMCTPYFNLPALLVRNIIRLLRNGKQIEIIIGDKTANDFFIPEDQPFRIIGALPYLYEINLRRFLSRLQKYIDSNQLVIRLWKDGDNSFHLKGMWVDDNWQLLTGNNLNPRAWRLDLENAILIHDPEQVLQVQRQQELECIRAHTQIITHYQQLQSIAQYPVKVRKLIRRLRRIRIDRLISRIL; this comes from the coding sequence TGTCAAAATTAAAGCGTACGAAATATCAACAACACCTTGCACAACTGCCTAAAATTCATCAGTCTGCCGATGATGTCCAGACGCTTCATAGCCCGGCGCTTTTCCGTACTACGCTGACAGAACAGATTCTGCAGGCGAAGAAACGCATCTATCTGGTAGCTCTGTATCTGGAACACGATGACGGCGGCGAAGGCATTCTGTCCGCACTCTATCAGGCCAAACGCCAATGCCCGGAACTGGAGATCGTCGTACTGGTCGACTGGCATCGCGCCCAGCGCGGCCGTATCGGCGTCGCCGCCGACAGCACCAACGCTGACTGGTACTACGAAATGGCGCAACGGTACGATGATGCGCCCTTCCCGATTTATGGCGTCCCGGTCAATACGCGCGAAGCGCTGGGCGTCCTGCATCTGAAAGGGTTTATTATCGATGACACGGTGCTTTACAGCGGCGCCAGTCTGAACGATGTCTACCTGCATCAGCATGAAAAATATCGTTATGACCGCTATCAGTTGATTCATAACCCTGTACTGGCCGATGTCATGGCGCGTTATGTACAGGACCTACTGGCGTCGTCCGCCGTACAGCGGCTGGACCGTTCGTCTCGCCCTAAAACTATCGATATCAAGAACGATATCCGCCAGTTCCGCCAGTCATTGCGCTCCGCGACTTATCTGCTGCCGGGCGTCGGTGACAACAACCACCAATTGACGGTGACGCCGCTGGTCGGTCTGGGCAAGCAGAGCCCGCTGAACCGTACGATCCATCATCTGATGTACTGCACTGAGCAGCGCCTGGTGATGTGCACCCCCTACTTCAACTTACCGGCCTTGCTGGTACGCAACATTATCCGTCTGCTACGCAACGGCAAGCAGATCGAGATTATCATTGGCGACAAGACGGCAAACGACTTCTTTATCCCCGAAGATCAGCCGTTCCGGATTATCGGTGCGCTGCCGTACCTGTATGAAATCAACCTGCGTCGCTTTCTGAGCCGGTTGCAGAAATACATCGACAGCAACCAACTGGTGATCCGACTGTGGAAGGACGGTGACAACAGCTTTCACCTGAAAGGCATGTGGGTGGACGATAACTGGCAATTGCTGACAGGTAATAACCTCAATCCCCGCGCCTGGCGGCTGGATCTGGAAAACGCCATCCTGATTCACGACCCGGAGCAGGTATTGCAGGTACAACGTCAGCAAGAGCTGGAGTGCATCCGCGCCCATACTCAAATCATTACTCACTACCAACAGTTGCAAAGCATCGCGCAATATCCGGTAAAAGTGCGCAAGCTTATCCGCCGCCTGCGCCGTATCCGCATCGATCGCCTGATCAGCCGGATTTTGTAA